One Campylobacter concisus DNA segment encodes these proteins:
- a CDS encoding apolipoprotein N-acyltransferase: MLKNQRFAWISLFVRFLNGHFSTKIIIKAFVGAFLLSNFIFLSLFENLLLNFISPFLTLTGIYIIINLSRAGFFVAGFFTGILWFYWISFSFIYYELVWLIPFVILFVAIVYGFMFWAASFPSFVMLRAVLLFLVSYVHPFGFNWFNLEATLVLGSFEPSTRGLIFIFLAAISLSLSNKFLKFGLAFICLIAALQFKSGEAKTLPFNVELINTNVAQRVRWDKNLRMKFTNENLDMISSAIAGQKRLIVLPESAFPLFMTNEPLLVDELKELSKKITIVAGALAYENKQIYNSAFLFQDGDLRRMDKKFLVPFGEEIPLPKFMQDAVNKLFFGGASDFKKAENFSDYEIDGVKIRNAICYEATREELYNGEFDVVVAITNNGWFVPSSEPVLQRLLIKYLATKYNKAVYHSVNGSKSEIIKPKKAFWDEF, encoded by the coding sequence ATGTTAAAAAATCAGCGTTTTGCATGGATTTCCTTATTTGTAAGATTTTTAAACGGACATTTTAGCACTAAAATTATAATAAAAGCCTTTGTCGGTGCTTTTTTGCTCTCCAACTTTATTTTTTTAAGCCTCTTCGAAAATTTACTCTTAAATTTTATCTCGCCATTTTTAACTTTGACTGGAATTTACATCATCATAAATTTAAGCAGAGCTGGTTTTTTCGTGGCTGGATTTTTCACAGGAATTTTATGGTTTTATTGGATCAGCTTTAGTTTTATCTACTATGAACTAGTCTGGCTTATACCATTTGTCATTCTCTTTGTGGCCATTGTTTACGGATTTATGTTTTGGGCAGCCTCTTTTCCCAGTTTTGTCATGCTAAGAGCTGTTTTACTATTTTTAGTAAGCTACGTTCATCCATTTGGCTTTAACTGGTTTAACCTTGAAGCCACGCTTGTTTTAGGGTCTTTTGAACCAAGCACGAGAGGGCTTATATTTATATTTTTAGCAGCCATCTCTTTAAGCTTAAGTAATAAATTTTTAAAATTTGGCCTAGCTTTTATCTGCCTGATCGCCGCTTTACAGTTTAAAAGTGGCGAGGCAAAAACTCTGCCATTTAACGTGGAGCTAATAAACACTAATGTCGCTCAAAGGGTGCGCTGGGATAAAAATCTACGTATGAAATTTACAAATGAAAATTTAGACATGATAAGTAGCGCTATAGCTGGGCAAAAACGCCTTATTGTCCTTCCAGAGAGCGCGTTTCCACTATTTATGACAAATGAGCCGCTACTTGTTGATGAGTTAAAAGAGCTTTCTAAAAAGATAACTATCGTAGCTGGTGCGCTTGCCTATGAAAATAAGCAAATTTATAACTCTGCATTTTTGTTTCAAGATGGCGATCTAAGGCGAATGGATAAGAAATTTTTAGTGCCTTTTGGCGAAGAAATTCCTCTGCCAAAATTTATGCAAGATGCGGTAAATAAGCTATTTTTTGGTGGAGCTAGTGACTTTAAAAAGGCTGAAAATTTTAGCGACTATGAGATAGACGGAGTTAAAATTAGAAATGCTATCTGCTACGAGGCGACAAGAGAAGAGCTTTATAATGGTGAATTTGACGTGGTTGTAGCTATCACAAACAATGGTTGGTTTGTGCCAAGTAGCGAACCTGTGCTTCAAAGGCTACTAATAAAGTACCTTGCCACAAAATACAATAAAGCAGTCTATCACAGCGTAAATGGCTCAAAAAGTGAGATCATAAAGCCTAAAAAAGCGTTTTGGGATGAGTTTTGA
- the secF gene encoding protein translocase subunit SecF codes for MQIFTKAKVYDFMRFRFASLAFSIFLFVGSIVLLATKGLNYGIDFSGGTLIQLKYDTKAPLDKIRDAFGTNEVLKNASVTEFGSEDEAIIRFSGSSSNLTGDIGTEIKQILKDTGNFEVRRVDIVGPKVGDELREKGLMALGLSLIGILIYITFRFEWRFALAAIATEIHDIVITVGAISLFNIDVNLDTLAAVLTVLGYSLNDTIIIFDRIREGIKESKRTDIEGVINESVSATLSRTILTSATTMMTVLVLFLFGGDMIHGFSFILIVGIVIGTISSIYISSPFLIWFKFSIEHFRSRETEKQKIKKEREKERAMFEKGVV; via the coding sequence ATGCAAATTTTTACTAAAGCAAAAGTTTATGATTTTATGCGTTTTAGATTTGCTTCACTAGCATTTTCTATATTTTTATTTGTTGGCTCTATTGTTTTACTTGCTACAAAGGGGTTAAACTACGGCATTGATTTCTCTGGCGGTACGCTTATTCAGCTAAAATACGACACCAAAGCACCACTCGATAAAATCCGCGACGCTTTTGGCACAAATGAAGTACTTAAAAACGCCTCTGTTACTGAGTTTGGAAGCGAAGATGAGGCTATTATTAGATTTTCAGGTTCAAGCTCAAATTTAACTGGCGACATCGGCACTGAGATAAAGCAAATTTTAAAAGATACTGGAAATTTTGAAGTAAGACGTGTTGATATCGTTGGACCAAAGGTTGGTGATGAGCTTAGAGAAAAAGGCTTGATGGCTCTTGGACTTTCACTAATTGGCATATTAATCTACATCACATTTAGATTTGAGTGGAGATTTGCACTTGCTGCTATTGCAACCGAAATTCACGATATAGTCATAACTGTCGGTGCTATTTCGCTATTTAATATTGATGTAAATTTGGATACGCTAGCGGCTGTTTTAACGGTACTTGGCTACTCTCTAAATGATACGATTATTATCTTTGATAGGATCAGAGAAGGCATAAAAGAGAGCAAGCGAACTGACATCGAGGGTGTTATCAATGAGTCAGTTTCAGCCACACTTTCAAGAACTATTCTAACTTCAGCAACTACGATGATGACGGTTCTTGTGTTATTTTTATTCGGTGGAGATATGATACATGGATTTTCATTTATTCTTATCGTTGGTATTGTCATTGGAACGATCAGTTCGATCTACATCTCTTCGCCGTTTCTTATCTGGTTTAAATTTAGCATCGAGCATTTTAGAAGTAGAGAGACTGAAAAACAAAAGATAAAAAAAGAGCGCGAAAAAGAGCGTGCCATGTTTGAGAAAGGCGTTGTGTAA
- the sstT gene encoding serine/threonine transporter SstT translates to MNMLKNIARRYADGNLIVQILVGIILGALVGFYTHYEATPYNKISAKIQTIQNETGLSVDEVIKTHLSQDEAKQLNEAKEKASSADSIAASASVLGDLFKGALKAIAPILVFVLVATSIILRDFGHTKGMQKIITLYLIGTFLAAVVAVIASFLFPVELSLKGLASADMSAPQGITNVLKDLIYKMVENPINALANGNYIGIITWAVGSGIALRNSTAETKKVFKDISDGVTHIVKFIIRLAPFGIFGMVTISIHETGFEVLAGYLKLILVLVGAMLVVAFIIYPAMVFVLTRKNPYPLVMICLKESAISAFFTRSSAANIPVNMALCKKLGLKEELYSISIPLGATINMGGAAVTISILALTAVNSIPSITVTFGDALLLCFISALGACGASGVAGGSLLLVPLACGLFGISNDIAMQFVTVGFTIGVIQDSVETALNSSSDVLFTAVASETSN, encoded by the coding sequence ATGAATATGCTTAAAAACATAGCAAGAAGATACGCCGATGGAAATTTGATAGTTCAAATTTTAGTTGGTATCATCCTAGGTGCCCTAGTTGGCTTTTACACACACTACGAAGCTACTCCTTATAACAAGATCTCGGCTAAAATTCAAACTATTCAAAACGAAACTGGTTTGAGCGTAGATGAAGTTATAAAAACTCACCTTAGTCAAGATGAAGCCAAGCAGCTAAACGAAGCCAAAGAAAAAGCTAGTTCAGCCGATTCTATCGCAGCTTCAGCTTCAGTTTTAGGCGATTTATTCAAAGGCGCTTTAAAAGCTATCGCACCAATTCTTGTCTTTGTTTTAGTGGCAACATCCATCATTTTAAGAGATTTTGGTCATACAAAAGGTATGCAAAAGATCATTACACTCTATCTAATTGGTACATTTTTAGCAGCCGTTGTTGCAGTTATTGCTAGTTTTTTATTTCCAGTGGAGCTTTCTTTAAAAGGTCTTGCAAGTGCTGATATGTCAGCGCCTCAGGGAATTACTAATGTTTTAAAAGATCTCATTTATAAAATGGTTGAAAACCCGATAAATGCTTTAGCAAATGGTAACTATATAGGTATAATCACTTGGGCGGTTGGTAGTGGTATCGCACTTAGAAACTCCACAGCTGAGACCAAAAAAGTATTTAAAGATATAAGTGATGGCGTAACTCATATCGTTAAATTTATCATTAGACTAGCTCCGTTTGGTATCTTTGGTATGGTTACTATTAGCATTCATGAAACTGGATTTGAAGTACTTGCAGGATATCTAAAACTAATTTTAGTTCTTGTTGGAGCAATGCTTGTTGTCGCATTTATCATCTATCCAGCCATGGTTTTTGTATTAACTAGAAAAAATCCTTATCCACTTGTCATGATCTGTCTAAAAGAGAGCGCTATTTCAGCATTTTTTACAAGAAGCTCGGCCGCAAATATCCCTGTAAATATGGCACTTTGCAAAAAGCTTGGTCTAAAAGAGGAGCTTTACTCTATCTCTATCCCACTTGGAGCCACCATAAACATGGGCGGTGCGGCAGTTACCATTAGTATCCTAGCGCTTACCGCGGTAAATTCTATCCCATCTATCACAGTTACATTTGGCGATGCGCTACTTCTTTGCTTTATCTCAGCTCTTGGTGCATGCGGCGCTTCAGGTGTGGCTGGAGGATCGCTTCTTCTAGTGCCATTAGCGTGCGGTCTTTTTGGTATCAGCAATGACATAGCAATGCAGTTTGTCACAGTTGGCTTTACGATAGGCGTCATCCAAGACTCAGTTGAAACTGCGTTAAATAGCTCATCAGACGTTCTTTTTACAGCCGTAGCCTCAGAGACTTCAAACTAA
- the secD gene encoding protein translocase subunit SecD, with protein sequence MRNARVTYRLIILILALIFGFGFSVPSFFQTQSGAKISLGLDLQGGLHMLLGVETSEAIHSKIKSIAGSINYYAKKEDVLIDKFKIKEENIDFTLLDGDEAPKVDKALAEIKGLDIKKDGLNYSISLTEQERVDTIEYAISQAVETIRNRLDQFGLAEPTVARQGKDNILVELPGIKTEEDEQRARDLIAKAAHLQLMAVDDKRQDQANTMSEAEAESYGDVIFKDAKNDRVKYVVKNIPVLDGSMLTDAKVAFSQQNNLPIINFTLNSEGARIFGDFTGANVGKRLAIVLDGKVYSAPIINERIGGGSGQISGGFTLDEAHDVAIALRSGALLAPVKMLEKRSVGPSLGQESINQSMVALAAGSILVVLFMLVYYGISGIFANIALVADVVILVAVMALFGATLTLPGMAGIVLTIGMAVDANVIINERIRELLREGVAIRTAVQKGYEHAMSAIIDSNLTTIITVAVLYAYGTGPVKGFAVTMAIGIMASMLTAILGTHGMFDAAMDKIEKSGNTRLWFGYKRS encoded by the coding sequence ATGCGTAACGCAAGAGTCACATATAGGCTAATTATCTTAATATTAGCCCTGATCTTTGGTTTTGGCTTTTCGGTGCCATCTTTTTTTCAAACACAAAGCGGAGCTAAAATTTCACTTGGCCTTGATCTTCAAGGCGGCCTTCATATGCTGCTTGGTGTTGAAACGAGCGAAGCTATTCACTCAAAAATAAAATCAATAGCTGGAAGTATAAATTATTATGCTAAAAAAGAAGATGTATTAATTGATAAATTTAAGATTAAAGAAGAGAACATTGACTTTACTCTCCTTGATGGCGACGAAGCTCCAAAAGTAGATAAAGCACTTGCTGAGATAAAGGGGCTTGATATAAAAAAAGATGGTTTAAACTACAGCATATCTTTAACAGAACAAGAAAGAGTGGATACGATCGAATATGCGATCTCGCAAGCTGTTGAAACTATTAGAAACAGACTCGATCAGTTTGGTCTAGCTGAGCCAACTGTTGCCAGACAGGGCAAAGATAATATCCTGGTTGAGCTTCCTGGTATAAAGACTGAAGAGGATGAACAAAGAGCAAGAGATCTCATCGCAAAGGCTGCTCACTTGCAGTTAATGGCAGTTGATGATAAAAGACAAGATCAGGCTAATACAATGAGTGAGGCTGAGGCTGAAAGCTATGGTGACGTGATCTTTAAAGATGCTAAAAACGACCGCGTGAAATATGTCGTTAAAAACATCCCAGTGCTTGATGGCTCGATGCTAACTGACGCAAAGGTTGCATTTTCTCAGCAAAATAACCTACCGATCATAAATTTCACTCTTAACTCAGAGGGCGCTAGAATTTTTGGTGATTTTACTGGTGCAAATGTCGGAAAAAGGCTTGCTATCGTGCTTGATGGTAAGGTTTATTCAGCTCCTATTATAAATGAAAGAATAGGTGGTGGCAGTGGCCAGATAAGTGGTGGCTTTACCCTTGATGAGGCTCACGACGTAGCGATTGCACTAAGAAGTGGCGCACTTTTAGCCCCTGTTAAGATGCTGGAAAAAAGAAGTGTCGGTCCATCTTTAGGACAAGAGAGCATCAACCAAAGCATGGTGGCTCTTGCTGCCGGATCTATCTTGGTTGTGCTATTTATGCTAGTTTATTATGGAATTTCTGGAATTTTTGCAAATATCGCACTAGTTGCGGATGTCGTTATATTAGTCGCTGTTATGGCACTTTTTGGAGCGACGCTTACTCTGCCAGGTATGGCTGGTATCGTGCTAACTATCGGTATGGCGGTTGATGCAAACGTCATCATAAATGAACGTATCCGCGAGCTTTTGCGTGAAGGCGTGGCGATAAGAACAGCTGTTCAAAAGGGTTATGAGCACGCCATGAGCGCAATTATCGACTCAAATTTAACTACTATCATCACAGTTGCGGTGCTTTACGCTTATGGCACTGGCCCAGTTAAAGGCTTTGCAGTAACAATGGCAATAGGTATCATGGCTTCGATGCTAACAGCTATACTTGGCACCCATGGTATGTTTGATGCTGCTATGGATAAGATAGAAAAAAGTGGAAATACCAGACTTTGGTTTGGTTATAAAAGGAGCTAA
- a CDS encoding DUF6394 family protein: MNWGKVIYIFFALMSLTTTAEFLYDKNEIALFVAASINLVSTLLKIGVKNLLSAELFASSLVADLHLIPAFVILQVSENITLSYSLAIGAVIANIFSLALVLIESSKAQEEF; this comes from the coding sequence ATGAACTGGGGAAAAGTTATCTACATATTTTTTGCATTGATGAGTCTTACGACTACAGCAGAATTTTTATATGATAAAAACGAGATTGCCCTTTTTGTGGCAGCTAGTATAAATTTAGTTTCAACGCTACTTAAGATCGGTGTTAAAAATTTACTCTCAGCTGAGCTTTTTGCAAGCTCGCTGGTTGCTGATTTACACCTTATACCAGCTTTTGTTATTTTGCAAGTCTCTGAAAATATAACACTTAGCTATTCGTTGGCTATTGGCGCAGTCATTGCAAATATATTTTCACTAGCCTTGGTTTTAATAGAATCAAGCAAAGCTCAAGAAGAATTTTAG
- a CDS encoding M3 family oligoendopeptidase, producing MQIWDLKALFANEKECEQNALNLQKECEKFKDKYLENYENLKTDEFLKAFGEYENLIAKISKVMTYAFLNFAKDTSKGAFYAKIDEIATKANENLIFFEIKFNELSPKKQEEIIKSSKKYGYYLSNLAKAKPHQLSVAEERVLLRTASTGAEGFSRLFDESMSKMRFKFKGELLNEEEILAKLHDNDQSVRKLAAKSLSNELSKHQHLLGYIYNMIKTDLKTSCELRNFKLPEEPRHLENQISKKSVDSLIAITEKNFDLVAKFYERKREILGLKRLHDYDRYAPLSSEGEYKFDECKKIVLKAFGAFSPKFGEIVKSAFSNGWIDVYPAPNKRGGAFSHSGSSDTHPYVLLNHTNQRRDLFTLAHELGHAVHQKLSYGVSYLNSDTPLTTAETASVFCEMLVFDHIKDGLSKKEKISLLAGKIEDIFATLYRQINFTTFERAVHAHEGEISLDELNKIWLKESKKMFGKSVTLNDYYKIWWSYIPHFIHTPFYCYAYSYAQLLVLALFGLYKSGKCENFVEIYTEFLSLGGSLSPKELVAKFGFDINDKNFWQIGINEVKKLVDEFLEISKD from the coding sequence ATGCAAATTTGGGATCTAAAAGCACTTTTTGCAAACGAAAAAGAGTGCGAGCAAAACGCACTAAATTTACAAAAAGAGTGCGAGAAATTTAAAGATAAATACCTAGAAAATTATGAAAATTTAAAAACAGACGAGTTTTTAAAGGCATTTGGCGAATATGAAAATTTAATCGCTAAAATTTCAAAAGTAATGACTTACGCTTTTTTAAATTTTGCCAAAGATACAAGCAAGGGTGCATTTTATGCAAAGATCGATGAGATAGCGACAAAAGCAAATGAAAATTTGATATTTTTTGAGATCAAATTTAATGAGCTTAGCCCTAAAAAACAAGAAGAGATCATAAAAAGCTCTAAAAAATATGGCTACTATCTAAGCAACCTCGCCAAAGCAAAACCGCACCAACTAAGCGTTGCCGAAGAGAGGGTACTACTTCGCACTGCTAGCACTGGAGCTGAGGGCTTTTCAAGGCTTTTTGATGAGAGCATGAGCAAGATGAGGTTTAAATTTAAAGGCGAGCTTTTAAACGAAGAGGAAATTTTAGCAAAGCTTCATGACAACGACCAAAGCGTGCGAAAACTAGCCGCCAAAAGCCTCTCAAACGAGCTTAGCAAACACCAGCACCTTCTTGGCTATATATACAATATGATAAAAACTGATCTAAAAACAAGCTGCGAGCTTAGAAATTTCAAGCTACCCGAAGAACCAAGACACCTTGAAAATCAAATCAGTAAAAAAAGCGTTGATTCGCTAATTGCTATAACTGAGAAAAATTTTGATCTAGTTGCTAAATTTTATGAGCGAAAAAGAGAAATTTTAGGCCTTAAAAGGCTTCATGACTACGATAGATACGCGCCTCTTAGCAGCGAGGGTGAGTATAAATTTGATGAGTGCAAAAAGATAGTTTTAAAGGCATTTGGGGCATTTTCGCCCAAATTTGGCGAGATCGTAAAAAGCGCTTTTAGTAATGGCTGGATCGACGTTTATCCAGCGCCAAACAAGCGAGGTGGGGCGTTTTCTCACTCAGGATCAAGCGACACTCACCCTTATGTTTTGCTAAATCACACCAACCAACGAAGAGACCTTTTCACGCTAGCTCACGAGCTTGGCCATGCCGTGCATCAAAAGCTCTCATATGGTGTAAGCTACCTAAATTCAGACACTCCGCTAACCACGGCTGAGACGGCTTCAGTCTTTTGCGAGATGCTAGTTTTTGATCACATTAAAGACGGCCTTAGCAAAAAGGAGAAAATTTCGCTGCTCGCTGGCAAGATCGAGGATATATTTGCTACGCTTTACCGCCAGATAAATTTCACCACATTTGAGCGAGCTGTGCACGCACATGAGGGCGAGATCAGCCTAGATGAGCTAAATAAAATTTGGCTAAAAGAGAGCAAAAAGATGTTTGGCAAAAGCGTCACACTAAATGACTACTACAAAATTTGGTGGAGCTATATCCCGCACTTTATACACACACCATTTTACTGCTACGCCTACTCTTACGCGCAGCTTCTTGTGCTTGCACTTTTTGGACTTTATAAAAGCGGCAAATGCGAAAATTTTGTTGAAATTTACACCGAGTTTTTGAGCCTTGGCGGCAGCCTTAGTCCAAAGGAGCTTGTGGCTAAATTTGGCTTTGACATAAATGATAAAAATTTCTGGCAGATCGGCATAAACGAGGTTAAAAAGCTAGTAGATGAGTTTTTAGAAATTTCAAAGGATTAA
- a CDS encoding ATP-dependent helicase gives MEKLLSNLNESQREAATHIDGPMLILAGAGSGKTKTITTRLVYLIGEVGIDAANTLTLTFTNKAANEMRSRAMAMLSQSGKNYSPLLCTFHKFGLLFLKLYIEKLGRKNNFVIIDTDDKKRIIKSFESPVATAILSSEISNYKNSLLSVEEVYKNANFSSFDKSKDNFYKQAAQIYEKYEDYLKANNLVDFDDLLGLTYKILDENEDLAREISNRYKYIMVDEYQDTNDLQYKLLKKLCLCHENICVVGDDDQSIYGWRGAKIDNILNFKDQFNNVKIIRLEKNYRSSEAILKAANELIDHNRNRLGKKLVGTMGEGEAVNLIESFDESVEAGKIAKCIKELLSKGVQAKDIAILYRINALSRSLEDGLNKEQIAYKMVGGVKFYERAEIKDIISYLRLINNPNDDFSIRRIINRPKRGLGKVSLDKLEKMAFDGKISIFEAISNISDNDEAFSKKVKSALVEFANNLKELQESSSVFDLIDKFEAKFGVKKYYESLPDGAERAANIDEFYAVLKDQIKQNPSFDLEEFLNEITLTSEQDGISDEAISIMSVHASKGLEFEHLFVIGLEEGFFPLIGDGSDIEEERRLAYVAITRAKKTLSLSFANSRFYKGQRTRLNKSRFLGESGITHGSLVIETSNEFKKGDLVKHKIFGIGRVSAVSKIKKEFKLTINFGGNVREIMSSFVEKAV, from the coding sequence ATGGAAAAATTACTATCAAATTTAAACGAATCTCAGCGCGAAGCAGCTACTCATATAGATGGTCCGATGCTCATACTTGCAGGAGCTGGCAGCGGCAAGACAAAGACGATCACTACTAGGCTTGTCTACCTCATCGGCGAGGTCGGTATAGATGCGGCAAATACACTAACTCTTACTTTTACAAACAAAGCCGCCAACGAGATGCGTAGTAGAGCCATGGCGATGCTAAGCCAAAGCGGTAAAAACTATTCGCCGCTACTTTGCACATTTCACAAATTTGGACTTTTGTTTTTAAAGCTTTACATTGAAAAGCTTGGCAGAAAAAATAATTTCGTAATAATCGACACAGACGATAAAAAACGCATCATCAAAAGCTTTGAAAGTCCGGTCGCAACTGCGATTTTGTCAAGTGAAATTTCAAACTATAAAAACTCGCTTTTAAGCGTCGAAGAGGTCTATAAAAATGCAAATTTCTCTTCATTTGACAAGAGCAAGGACAACTTTTACAAGCAAGCAGCGCAAATTTATGAAAAGTATGAGGACTATTTAAAGGCGAACAACCTTGTTGATTTTGACGATTTGCTAGGGCTTACATATAAAATTTTAGACGAAAACGAAGATCTTGCTAGAGAAATTTCAAACCGCTACAAATACATAATGGTCGATGAGTATCAAGATACAAACGACCTTCAGTATAAGCTCCTAAAAAAGCTCTGTCTATGCCACGAAAACATCTGCGTGGTGGGCGATGATGACCAAAGCATTTACGGCTGGCGCGGCGCTAAAATAGATAATATCTTAAATTTCAAAGATCAATTTAACAACGTAAAGATCATCAGACTTGAGAAAAACTACCGCTCGAGCGAGGCGATACTAAAGGCTGCAAACGAGCTGATAGATCATAACCGCAACCGCCTTGGCAAGAAGCTTGTGGGCACAATGGGCGAAGGCGAGGCTGTAAATTTGATAGAGAGCTTTGACGAGAGCGTCGAGGCTGGCAAGATCGCAAAATGTATAAAAGAGCTTTTAAGCAAAGGCGTGCAAGCAAAAGATATCGCGATCTTATACCGCATAAATGCACTCTCTCGCTCGCTTGAAGATGGATTAAATAAAGAGCAGATCGCTTATAAAATGGTCGGCGGCGTAAAATTTTACGAAAGAGCTGAGATCAAAGATATCATAAGCTACTTAAGGCTGATAAATAATCCAAACGATGACTTTTCAATAAGACGCATCATCAACCGCCCAAAACGAGGACTAGGCAAAGTGAGCCTTGATAAGCTTGAAAAAATGGCATTTGATGGCAAAATTTCCATCTTTGAGGCGATCTCAAACATCTCTGATAACGACGAAGCCTTTAGCAAAAAGGTGAAATCAGCTCTTGTTGAGTTTGCAAACAACCTAAAAGAGCTTCAAGAAAGCAGCTCGGTTTTTGACCTGATAGATAAATTTGAAGCTAAATTTGGCGTGAAAAAATACTACGAGAGCTTGCCAGATGGCGCTGAAAGAGCGGCAAACATCGACGAGTTTTACGCTGTTTTAAAAGATCAGATCAAGCAAAATCCAAGCTTTGATCTAGAGGAGTTTTTAAACGAGATCACGCTAACAAGTGAGCAAGACGGTATCAGCGACGAGGCAATTAGTATCATGAGTGTACATGCGAGCAAGGGGCTTGAGTTTGAACACCTTTTTGTGATCGGCCTTGAAGAGGGATTTTTTCCACTCATTGGCGACGGCAGCGATATAGAAGAAGAACGCAGGCTAGCTTACGTAGCGATCACAAGAGCCAAAAAAACACTTAGCCTAAGCTTTGCAAACTCACGCTTTTACAAGGGTCAGCGAACAAGACTAAATAAAAGTAGATTTCTAGGCGAAAGTGGTATCACACATGGCTCGCTAGTCATCGAAACAAGCAATGAATTTAAAAAAGGCGACCTTGTTAAGCATAAAATTTTTGGTATCGGTAGGGTGAGCGCGGTTAGTAAGATCAAAAAAGAGTTTAAACTAACTATAAATTTTGGTGGCAACGTAAGAGAGATCATGTCAAGCTTCGTGGAAAAAGCTGTATGA
- the yajC gene encoding preprotein translocase subunit YajC, giving the protein MQNADFLTSLLPLVVLFAIFYFLVIRPQQKQQKAHAAMLAALDKGDKIVTNGGLICEVIKAENDFIKVKLNDDVIVRIAREFVAKKIEDK; this is encoded by the coding sequence ATGCAAAACGCTGATTTTTTAACATCATTACTACCTCTTGTTGTGCTTTTCGCCATATTTTACTTTTTGGTTATCAGACCTCAACAAAAACAACAAAAAGCCCACGCAGCAATGCTTGCAGCTCTTGACAAAGGCGATAAGATAGTAACTAATGGTGGACTTATCTGCGAAGTGATTAAAGCCGAAAATGATTTTATCAAAGTTAAACTTAACGATGATGTAATCGTTCGCATAGCACGCGAGTTTGTAGCTAAAAAGATCGAAGATAAATAA
- the metK gene encoding methionine adenosyltransferase, which produces MYLFTSEVVSPGHPDKCADIIADSIVDTILTQDPNGRVASEVFVAGKNIVIGGEINSKVKLSFKDYEKIVKDALAHIGYDGKSNFTKEQCLHPDDIEVKVCINQQSPDINQGVDQSSGEIGAGDQGIMFGFASCEAKEFMPAAITYARMLCEKVYKFAKANPDKLGVDIKTQVTIDYGSKDNFENCKPQSIHTIVVSAPCVESMKIEELRALIQNLIDETGLPKELYNKEKTIIYINPTGRYVNHSSLHDSGLTGRKLIVDSFGGYSPIGGGAQSSKDYTKVDRSGLYAARWIAKNIVAAGLAKKCIVQISYAIGVAKPTSVSVDTMGTHANGVNDDMLSNFVSEHFSLTPRWITNKFGLDKPSKDTFLYAKVAAKGQVGNAKYPWEKLDAVDTFKALLKK; this is translated from the coding sequence ATGTATCTATTTACCTCTGAAGTTGTAAGTCCAGGTCATCCAGATAAATGTGCTGATATAATCGCTGATAGCATAGTGGATACTATTTTAACACAAGATCCAAATGGGCGTGTTGCAAGTGAAGTCTTTGTGGCTGGGAAAAACATAGTAATAGGCGGAGAGATAAACTCAAAAGTAAAACTCTCTTTTAAAGATTATGAAAAGATCGTAAAAGATGCTCTTGCACATATCGGATATGATGGAAAGAGTAATTTTACAAAAGAGCAGTGCTTGCATCCAGATGATATCGAGGTCAAAGTCTGCATAAATCAACAAAGCCCAGATATAAATCAAGGCGTTGATCAAAGTAGCGGTGAGATAGGGGCAGGCGATCAAGGTATCATGTTTGGCTTTGCAAGCTGCGAAGCGAAAGAATTTATGCCTGCAGCTATAACTTACGCAAGAATGCTTTGCGAAAAAGTATATAAATTTGCCAAAGCAAACCCTGATAAGCTTGGTGTTGATATAAAAACGCAAGTTACTATTGATTACGGTAGCAAAGATAACTTTGAAAACTGCAAACCTCAAAGTATCCACACTATCGTTGTCTCTGCCCCTTGCGTGGAGAGCATGAAGATAGAAGAGCTTCGCGCACTAATACAAAATTTAATAGATGAAACTGGTCTTCCAAAAGAACTATATAATAAAGAAAAAACGATCATCTATATAAACCCAACAGGCAGATATGTAAATCACAGCTCACTTCACGATAGCGGTCTAACAGGCAGAAAACTAATCGTCGATAGCTTTGGCGGATATAGTCCAATAGGCGGTGGTGCTCAGTCAAGCAAGGACTACACAAAGGTTGATCGTAGCGGACTTTACGCAGCGCGCTGGATAGCTAAAAATATCGTCGCAGCTGGCCTTGCTAAAAAATGTATCGTTCAGATAAGCTACGCGATCGGCGTTGCAAAGCCAACTTCAGTTAGCGTTGATACTATGGGAACTCACGCAAACGGCGTAAATGACGATATGCTTTCAAATTTTGTAAGCGAGCATTTTTCTCTAACACCTCGCTGGATAACAAATAAATTTGGTCTTGATAAGCCAAGTAAAGATACATTTTTATATGCAAAAGTAGCTGCAAAAGGTCAAGTAGGAAATGCAAAATACCCTTGGGAAAAGCTTGATGCGGTTGATACCTTCAAGGCTTTACTAAAAAAATAA